GACAGGTTTTTCCCCAGATCGACTTCCCGTGGTGTTTCAAAAAGTGATTAACCTGTTGTTTAAATAAACCCTGCTGCGTCGAAGCCGGGCTCTCTCGAAGGGCGCATTTCCAGTACTCCAATGTTTTTTGAAGATCCGGCTTCTTTTTCCGGAAAACCGCAACGAGGTCCTCCAGGTCGGATTCCAGATAACGGTTCAGTTTGCCGATCGCCCACTTTTCGGGGGCCAGGAGATAGACGGTTACGGACCCGAACTTTTTGTGCCGAATGGCCCCTGCGTAGATGTCAGGGACGTTGATCATCCCCCAGCGCTGGATGTCGTCGGAATACTGGATAGGGATGCCGAGATCGCGGCTCACTTGGTCGAGCTTGTGTGTCAGCTCTTCCGAACCGTCGCTGACCGCGAAGTCGATATCCCGCGTGGGCCGATTGCCTCCCAAGAACCAAGACGCGATGCCTCCTGTCAGATAAATATCCAGAGGTTGCCGGTGAAGTCGCGCCACCTCTGCGAAGAATCGATCGATGTCTTTGCGGTTCATGGGTTCTCCCTGATGACATCGAAAGAGGGGAGGAGTTTCTTCACCCGCTCCGAGACGTCCCGAATCAGGTCATCGGAGTAAAGGGTCTCCAGCCTCAGTTTCCGCTTTCGGACAAACGAAGTCTTGTTTCGAGAAATCCAAAGCCCCGCGGCTTCCAGTGAAGGTCGGAACAGGGGCCGCAGGTCATGGGCGAGTCGCCGCAATCCGACGGATGCCGGAGCCGTGCCCGTGATGACGGCGCGGGCGACCGTGTCCCGTTCGAAACGGTTCAGTCGAAGCGCCTTTCGGGGGGGCGGTTCGTCCAAAAGTTGTCCAGGAGTCGTCCCCAGGGCCTTTGCCAGCTTCAGCAGGGTTCCGACCGTGCAATCACGGCGGCCTAATTCCAGATCAATCAGGTTGGAGCGGGCGATTCCGGTGCGTTCCGACAACTCTTTTTGGCTGAGCCCTCGTGCAGCGCGCCAGAGTTGTATTTGACGGGAAAGGGTCTCCATTCTTATTATATGTAGTATTACTACTACATACATCTGTCAAGTCGCCGCTCGAAACCGTTGGCGGCACGCGAGGGGCGTAAATTTCATTTTCCTTCCCGCCGTTTCATGTAGGATGGCAAGCTCGCATGCCGGCCCGATTTCTTCGCAGAACCGCTCTGGTCGCACTCTTCCTCGCCATCATTGGAATGGCGGGCCGCGCCGCGACGGCGGAGACCGTTTACCTGACCGAGCAAAAGGTCATCGACCTGGCCTTGGAGAAGAACTTGTCCGTCCTGGTGGCGGGGGAGGACCGTGAGATCGGGCGGACGGGGATTCAAGGCGCCAAGTCGGTCTACGATACGCAGCTCTCTTTGACGGCGGACCACCTGATCGACAAGCGCGACCAGGCCATTCCCGTCTTCGGGACCGACAACCGGACCACCAATTGGAATCTCGGTCTTTCGCGCGCGTTTCCGACCGGCACTCGGGCGGACCTCAATTGGACCAACCAGCGAAATTCCACGAACTCTCCGTTCGCCACCCTCAATCCCTACTACGAGCCGGCGGTCGAGATGGCCCTCCGACAGCCCGTCCTGAAAAATACCTTCGGTAAGCAGGACCGCGGCGGGGTGGCCCTGGCCAAGAAGCGGTTTGAGGAGATCGACTTTCTCGCCCGCCGGCGCGTGATGGAGGCGGTCTACGGCGTGCTCTCCGACTATTGGGCCTGGGTGACCCACCGGGGAAACGCCGACGTCACGGAAACCTCCGTGGCCGAGGCGCGCCGGTTAGAGGCCCTCGCGGCGGAGAAGAAGATCTTCGGGCTCTACGAGACGACGGACGTCCTCGCCGCCCGCGCCAACCGGATGCAAATGGAGAACCAGCTCACCGAAGCGATCCGCCAGAGGGACGACGCCCTCGGGCGCCTCAAAAGAGGGCTCGATTTCCCGGACGAGGAGGACGCGCGGTCGTCCGATGCGGTTCCCGTTTCGGCGGGGGGCGGGGGACGCGAGGACGCGCTGGCCTCCGCGATGGCCAACCGCTCGGACTACGCCGCCGCCCGGGCCCGGGTCGAGGCGCAGAAGATCGAGGTCTCCCTCGCGCGGAACCGCAAGTGGCCGCAAATGGATCTGGTCGCTTCCCTCCGGCTGAATGGCGTCGACACCTCCTACGGCAGCTCGCTCGGTGAGATCGGCGGCGGCGATCACCCCGCCTACTTCTTCGGCGGCGAGTTCGCCTGGCCGATCGAGAACCGCCTCGCCAAAAGCGAGTCCCGGCGCGCCGAGCACGAGAAGAAGAAGGCCCTCTTCGAACTCAAGGACGTCGAGAACCGGGTCGCGCAGGAGGTCGAGGAGCGCTGGCGCGAGGTCCAGAGCACTCGGAAGCAGGTCGCGAACGCCCGCGAGATCGAGCGGGTCGAGCGGGAGAAGTGGACCTTGGAACTGGAGAAGTACCGGGTCGGCCGGTCGTCGAGCGACCTCGTCATCCGCTATCAAGAAGACTACCTCGAGGCCCGCCGGAGGGCATTGGCCTCCCTCTTCCAGCACCGGATGGCGGTCCTGGGATTGAAATTGGCGGAAGAAACCTTGGTTGAAAGACACCGCAACGGCGGTGCGGCTCGGTCTTCGGATTCGGGGGGCTCGCCGTGAATCTGTCCGAATTCTCGGTCAAGAACTCGCTGCTCGTCAACTCCCTCTCCATCTTTCTGGTGGTGGCCGGCCTGCTCGCCCTCTTCCGGATCGAGCGGGAGGCCTTTCCCAATTTCTCCTTCGACATCGTCGTCGTCAGCACCGCCTACCGGGGTGCGCCGCCGGAGGTGATCGAGAAGCGCATCACGATCCCCCTCGAGAAGGAGCTGAAGGAGGTCAGCGACATCAAGAAGATGTATTCGATCTCCGTCGAGGGGCTTTCCGAGGTCGTCTTGGAGCTCGACCCCGACGCCCCGGACAAGGACCGGATCTATAACGACATCCAGAAGGCCGTCGACGACGCGGACGACCTGCCGGAGGACCTCGAGGACGATCCCAAGGTGATCGAGCTTCAAACGAAGGACACGCCGCTCGTCATCGTCTCGCTTTCGGGCGACATGCCGGAGATGGAGCTGCGGGAGCTCGCGTTGCGCCTCGAGACGGAAATCCTGGACTTGAGCGAGGTTTCGAAGGTGCAGCGCGAGGGCCTGCGCGACCGGGAGATCTGGGTCGAGCTCGATCCGGCGAAGATGGCGACCCATTGGATCTCCCTGACCCAGGTCACGGAGGCGTTGAGCGCGCGGAACGTCAACGTCGCGGGCGGGTTGCAGAAGGGCCGTGAGCGCGAGCTCATCCTCCGGACCTCCGGCGAGCTCGAGAACGCGGACGACGTGCGCCGCGTGATCCTCAGGGCCAACGAAGAGGGCCATTGGGTGCGCGTGGGCGACATCGCCGCCGTGAGCGACGGTTTTGAAGAGGAGCGCTTCATCGAGCGCACCGACGGGAGCCGTGCCATCAACCTGATGGTCGTCAAGAAGGACAGGGCCGACGCCATCCGCCTGATGAAGGACCTCCAGACGGTCTTGGACGATTTCAAGTCGCGGAATAGGCCCGAGCTGAAGATCGCCCTGGTCGACGACATCTCCTATTACATCAAACGACGCCTGAACGTCCTCATTTCCAACGGCTGGATCGGTCTCCTTTTCGTGATCATACCGATGGTCATTTTCCTGTCCTGGCGGGTCGCATTGGGGGCGTTGATGGGGATCGCGGTCGCTCTCCTCTCGGCCATCGCGGCCATGAATTTTCTCGGGATCAGCATCAACCTTATCTCCATGTTCGGGCTCATCATGGTCTTGGGCATGCTCGTGGACGAGGACCTGGTCGTCGCCGACAACATCTCCCGCTATCTGGAGGAGGGGAAGGCGCACGTCGAGGCGGCGATCGCGGGGTCCTCCGAGGTGGGGCGGGCCATCATCTCGACGGTCCTGACGACCATCATCGCCTTCATTCCGCTCCTGTTCATGAGCGGGATCTTCGGCAAGTTCGTAAGCGACATCCCCAAGGTGGTCATCATCACGCTCACCGCATCGCTCCTGGAGGCGCTCGTGATCCTGCCGTCCCACCTCTCGGACCTGAGCCGGCCCAAAAAGGAGGGGCAAAAATCGTCCTTCGAGAAAAAGGTTCAGCATCATTACTTCGACCGTTTCAGGGACCTCTATGTGCGCTCGCTCCGTTACAGCCTCAAGCATCCGATTTGGACGACCGTCTTATCTTTCGGAGTCATCGCCCTCGCCGTCCTTTACGCCGTCCTCGGTCTGAAGTTCGTGCTGTTTCCCGCCAAGGGCATCGAGGCGTTCTTCATCCGGGCGCAGGCGCCCATCGGCACCTCCCTCGAACGGATGGAGGAAAAAATGCAGGTCCTGGAAAGACTCGCGATGGTGCTTCTCAAGAACGAGCTGGATCACGTGGTGACGGACGTCGGCGTCGTCCAGAACGACCCCAGCGACCCTTTCACCGAGCGGGGCTCCCACGTGGGGCAGGTGGTGGTCTACCTGACCCCCGAGACGAAGCGCGACCGGGAGGCCGGCGAGATCATGGAGGCGCTTCGCGCGAAGCTCCCTCCGAGCGTCTCGGAATGGGGATTCGAGCGCGTGAGCTTCGACCCGATCAAGCCGGGCCCTCCGGTGGGCAAGCCCGTCGCCGTGCGGATCCGCGGAGACGAACTGAAGGAATTGGACGCACTCGCCGAGGACTTCAAGGCGGAGCTGGCCAAGTTTCCGGGCGTCGAGGATATCCGCGACGATTACGAGCGCGGCAAGGGGGAACTCAACATCGTCGTCGACGAGGAGAGGGCGTCGCAGGCCGGGCTCAATTACCAAGACATCGCGATGACGGTCCGCCAGGCGTTCCAGGGCCTGAAGGCGACGACCATCCGCAAGACGGACGACGAGATCGACGTGGTGGTCCGCCTCCCGGAGGAGAAGCGCCACGACCCCGGGGAAATCGAATCGCTGCTGATTGAGAACAAGATGGGCAACCTGGTGCGCCTCGCGGACGTGGCGCGATTGGAGGAGGGCCCCGGCGTAAGCGAGATCAAGCACTTTGACCGAAAGAGAGTGGTCACGGTGACCGCCAACGTGGACGAGGAGGTCATCACGTCCCGGGAAGTGAACACCCTTCTCAAGAAAAAATTCGGGACCGCCTCCAAGGACCATCCCGGCATCGCCTTTGCCTACGGCGGGGAGGACGAGGACACGCAGGAATCCATGCGGAGCCTCTTCCGGGCGCTCGCCGGGGCGATGTTCCTGATCTTCATCGTCCTGCTCGTCACCTTCGAGTCCATGCTGCAGACCTTCATCATCATGCTGGCGATCCCGTTCGGTCTCGTGGGGGTTGTCATCGGCTTCGCGCTCGCCGGGGAGCCCATCGGATTTCTGGCGTTCCTGGGCATCATCGGCATGACCGGCGTCGTGGTCGACGGCGGTACGCTCGTCTTCGTCTTCATCAACCGCATCAAGAGGGAAGGCATTCCCATCAAGGACGCCATCCTGGCCGGTTGCGGCGTCCGGCTCCGCTCGATCCTCCTGACCACGCTCACGACCGTCCTGGGCATCGTCCCCGCCGCCTACGGCATCGGCGGCAGCGACCCCTTCATCCAGCCGATGGCGCTCGCCCTCAACTGGAGCATCGGGGTCTCGATCTTCTTCACCCTCTACACGGTGCCAAGCCTGTATTACCTCGCCGACAAGGCGACGGTCCGAATGCGGAAGTTGCTCCCTTGGAACGGCGAGGAGAGGAGCTAGGGCCGATTCTTGTGGGGCGGTGGACGACCGGATCTAACCCCTGTAGATTGCACCATGACGTTATCAAAATGAGAAAATTATCAATTTGAGACACGTCTACACGCCGCAGGCTTACAAAAAACAAATAGTTTCAAAGGGGTGGCTCAACGACATCTGGCCCACGAGTTGCACCACCTAATGGCTACGGGGAGTAAAATATGAAAAAACGGAATATCTTCCTAACAGC
This portion of the bacterium genome encodes:
- a CDS encoding helix-turn-helix transcriptional regulator; its protein translation is MYVVVILHIIRMETLSRQIQLWRAARGLSQKELSERTGIARSNLIDLELGRRDCTVGTLLKLAKALGTTPGQLLDEPPPRKALRLNRFERDTVARAVITGTAPASVGLRRLAHDLRPLFRPSLEAAGLWISRNKTSFVRKRKLRLETLYSDDLIRDVSERVKKLLPSFDVIRENP
- a CDS encoding TolC family protein, encoding MPARFLRRTALVALFLAIIGMAGRAATAETVYLTEQKVIDLALEKNLSVLVAGEDREIGRTGIQGAKSVYDTQLSLTADHLIDKRDQAIPVFGTDNRTTNWNLGLSRAFPTGTRADLNWTNQRNSTNSPFATLNPYYEPAVEMALRQPVLKNTFGKQDRGGVALAKKRFEEIDFLARRRVMEAVYGVLSDYWAWVTHRGNADVTETSVAEARRLEALAAEKKIFGLYETTDVLAARANRMQMENQLTEAIRQRDDALGRLKRGLDFPDEEDARSSDAVPVSAGGGGREDALASAMANRSDYAAARARVEAQKIEVSLARNRKWPQMDLVASLRLNGVDTSYGSSLGEIGGGDHPAYFFGGEFAWPIENRLAKSESRRAEHEKKKALFELKDVENRVAQEVEERWREVQSTRKQVANAREIERVEREKWTLELEKYRVGRSSSDLVIRYQEDYLEARRRALASLFQHRMAVLGLKLAEETLVERHRNGGAARSSDSGGSP
- a CDS encoding efflux RND transporter permease subunit codes for the protein MNLSEFSVKNSLLVNSLSIFLVVAGLLALFRIEREAFPNFSFDIVVVSTAYRGAPPEVIEKRITIPLEKELKEVSDIKKMYSISVEGLSEVVLELDPDAPDKDRIYNDIQKAVDDADDLPEDLEDDPKVIELQTKDTPLVIVSLSGDMPEMELRELALRLETEILDLSEVSKVQREGLRDREIWVELDPAKMATHWISLTQVTEALSARNVNVAGGLQKGRERELILRTSGELENADDVRRVILRANEEGHWVRVGDIAAVSDGFEEERFIERTDGSRAINLMVVKKDRADAIRLMKDLQTVLDDFKSRNRPELKIALVDDISYYIKRRLNVLISNGWIGLLFVIIPMVIFLSWRVALGALMGIAVALLSAIAAMNFLGISINLISMFGLIMVLGMLVDEDLVVADNISRYLEEGKAHVEAAIAGSSEVGRAIISTVLTTIIAFIPLLFMSGIFGKFVSDIPKVVIITLTASLLEALVILPSHLSDLSRPKKEGQKSSFEKKVQHHYFDRFRDLYVRSLRYSLKHPIWTTVLSFGVIALAVLYAVLGLKFVLFPAKGIEAFFIRAQAPIGTSLERMEEKMQVLERLAMVLLKNELDHVVTDVGVVQNDPSDPFTERGSHVGQVVVYLTPETKRDREAGEIMEALRAKLPPSVSEWGFERVSFDPIKPGPPVGKPVAVRIRGDELKELDALAEDFKAELAKFPGVEDIRDDYERGKGELNIVVDEERASQAGLNYQDIAMTVRQAFQGLKATTIRKTDDEIDVVVRLPEEKRHDPGEIESLLIENKMGNLVRLADVARLEEGPGVSEIKHFDRKRVVTVTANVDEEVITSREVNTLLKKKFGTASKDHPGIAFAYGGEDEDTQESMRSLFRALAGAMFLIFIVLLVTFESMLQTFIIMLAIPFGLVGVVIGFALAGEPIGFLAFLGIIGMTGVVVDGGTLVFVFINRIKREGIPIKDAILAGCGVRLRSILLTTLTTVLGIVPAAYGIGGSDPFIQPMALALNWSIGVSIFFTLYTVPSLYYLADKATVRMRKLLPWNGEERS